One genomic window of Mustela lutreola isolate mMusLut2 chromosome 14, mMusLut2.pri, whole genome shotgun sequence includes the following:
- the SLC30A10 gene encoding calcium/manganese antiporter SLC30A10 isoform X3, whose protein sequence is MGDALGSVVVVVAAIIFYVRPLPPEDPCNWQCYIDPSLTIFMVIIILSSAFPLIKETAAILLQMVPKGLNMEELMSQLSAVPGISSIHEVHIWELISGKIIATLHIKYQKDRGYQDASRKIREIFHSAGIHNVTIQFEQVDLKDPVEQKDLLLLCSSPCISKGCEKQLCCPPGALPLAHVNGCAEHNGCPPLDTTLSDSFARQETTEVVIEVSSDNCLSDHGQALSKTQEDQHYVNSTHF, encoded by the exons ATGGGCGATGCCCTGGGGTCAGTGGTCGTGGTGGTCGCGGCCATCATATTCTATGTGCGTCCCCTGCCCCCTGAGGACCCGTGTAACTGGCAGTGCTACATCGACCCCAGCCTGACTATCTTCATGGTCATTATCATTTTGTCATCTGCCTTCCCACTCATCAAGGAGACTGCTGCCATTCTGCTGCAGATGGTCCCCAAAGGCCTGAACATGGAAGAGCTGA TGAGCCAGCTCTCAGCTGTGCCGGGGATTAGCAGCATACATGAAGTGCACATCTGGGAACTTATAAGTGGAAAGATCATTGCCACACTGCACATCAAGTATCAGAAGGACAGGGGCTATCAGGATGCCAGTAGGAAAATTCGAGAGATCTTTCACAGTGCGGGAATCCACAATGTGACCATCCAGTTTGAGCAGGTGGACTTGAAGGACCCCGTGGAACAGAAGGACCTGCTGTtgctctgcagctccccctgcatCTCTAAAGGCTGTGAGAAGCAGCTGTGCTGCCCTCCAGGGGCTCTACCCCTGGCCCACGTCAACGGCTGCGCAGAACACAATGGCTGTCCCCCTCTTGACACAACTCTGAGTGATAGCTTTGCTAGGCAAGAAACAACAGAAGTGGTTATCGAAGTATCTTCGGACAACTGTCTGAGTGACCATGGACAAGCTCTTAGCAAAACTCAGGAGGACCAACATTATGTCAACAGCACACATTTTTAA